In Glandiceps talaboti chromosome 6, keGlaTala1.1, whole genome shotgun sequence, one DNA window encodes the following:
- the LOC144436392 gene encoding uncharacterized protein LOC144436392 — protein MKTVGVLIFLGVVSLTFGHVRVTWPPARMYDSDFLDNARTRGPCGMRSSAQFGGPVTVFSSGQSINVTWHLAYSHRGGVRIEILDANETVIHTLTESDHDNFVNQNDSTAQSVDVTLPSGVTCDNCTLRLVRQAGEWALSNNQAYTFWSCADIKIIDNTECNTNPDTSETCSGNGNCTQSTCTCDPGYYGDYCQYEDGCVTDSDCSDHGMCVDTMATTYPKKVCYCESGYFGDDCSKENPAGFTADINKNLYYHRQLTNNFDIYWDIMPADDEIEIAVEVGTMSWVGVGWRSLGTTSSCQDFPIEYDGYPADEGSSNSKRRKRSFHSAETEESDQSVNLRILERLRRDEGNPQVVECKDAFEDPQGEPEGEPEGEPEGEPEGEPEGEPEGEPEGEPEGEPEGEPEAEPRPVGHPMDCTDIVIGSVKMGSLSRIGDYYTRDRATPRYDEWYGGDQNSLVAATGKEVDGVTTIVFRRKLSAQDKSDHSIENALMHVIWARGQEIGSYWHSPASGIETCMASDYMFYRKDELKYHGTAAGQRGALSMNFYEDPDVPATSGPCRGEYAVPANCQGSACNYRAVWMYSVDGDKVSFEITSQNGRDASGNVNWIGIGFSDDRNMANSDVIVGWIMDDNQWMITDRWASARSQPGLDSVDQLDNKMMSSVDGVTTMKFTRKRNTMDNMDISFSDDECRYMFYPVNGGRVLNHDSLSIGAHSSTPVISTQKICISECVAAIGSSNIMVPGMVIVMTTSILSVLLI, from the exons GGTGGTGTTCGGATAGAAATACTGGATGCAAATGAAACTGTCATCCACACATTGACTGAATCTGATCATGACAACTTTGTCAACCAAAATGATTCTAC TGCTCAAAGTGTTGATGTAACTCTACCATCAGGCGTTACATGTGATAATTGCACACTACGATTGGTACGACAAGCTGGTGAATGGGCACTTTCAAATAATCAAGCATATACTTTCTGGAGTTGTGCAGATATTAAGATTATTG ACAATACCGAGTGTAATACAAACCCAGACACCAGTGAAACATGTTCTGGTAATGGGAATTGTACCCAAAGTACTTGTACATGTGATCCTGGTTACTATGGCGACTACTGTCAGTATGAAG ATGGTTGTGTTACTGATTCAGATTGCTCTGATCATGGTATGTGTGTggataccatggcaacaacataTCCCAAGAAAGTCTGTTACTGTGAATCAGGCTATTTTGGAGATGATTGTTCCAAAG AAAATCCAGCAGGTTTTACAGCTGATATAAACAAGAATCTATATTATCATCGACAACTAACAAACAACTTTGATATCTACTGGGATATTATGCCA GCTGATGATGAAATAGAGATTGCAGTAGAGGTTGGTACAATGTCTTGGGTAGGTGTTGGATGGCGTTCATTGG GTACAACCAGCTCCTGCCAGGATTTCCCTATAGAGTACGATGGATACCCTGCAGATGAAGGCAGTAGTAACAGTAAGAGG CGTAAACGAAGTTTTCACAGTGCTGAAACTGAAGAGTCAGATCAGTCAGTAAATCTCAGGATTTTAGAGAGATTGCGACGTGATGAAGGAAACCCACAGGTAGTAGAATGCAAAGATGCTTTTGAAGATCCTCAAGGTGAACCAGAAGGTGAACCAGAGGGGGAACCAGAAGGTGAACCAGAGGGGGAACCAGAAGGTGAACCAGAAGGTGAACCAGAGGGTGAACCAGAGGGGGAACCAGAGGGGGAACCAGAAGCTGAACCAAGACCAG TTGGCCATCCCATGGACTGTACAGATATAGTAATAGGGAGTGTAAAGATGGGATCATTAAGCCGTATTGGTGATTACTATACTAGAGATCGTGCTACACCCCGCTATGATGAATGGTACGGAGGAGACCAGAATAGTTTAGTAGCTGCTACCGGCAAGGAGGTAGATGGTGTGACAACTATTGTATTCAGAAGAAAACTATCAG CCCAAGACAAGTCAGATCATAGCATAGAGAATGCCTTAATGCATGTTATATGGGCCAGGGGACAGGAAATAGGAAGTTATTGGCATAGTCCTGCATCTGGTATTGAGACCTGTATGGCATCTGATTACATGTTTTATCGTAAAGATGAATTGAAATATCATGGAACAGCAGCAGGACAAAGAGGAGCTCTGAGTATGAATTTCTATG AGGATCCTGATGTACCAGCTACAAGTGGTCCATGTAGAGGAGAGTATGCTGTCCCAGCCAATTGTCAAGGATCAGCTTGTAACTACCGTGCAGTTTGGATGTACAGTGTTGATGGTGACAAAGTCTCCTTTGAAATCACTTCACAAAATGGACGCGATGCTAGTGGGAATGTGAACTGGATTGGTATTGGGTTTTCAGATGACAGAAACATG GCAAACAGTGATGTCATTGTCGGGTGGATTATGGATGACAACCAATGGATGATAACAGATAGATGGGCAAGTGCTCGTTCACAACCAGGTTTGGATTCTGTTGATCAACTCGAcaataaaatgatgtcatctgTTGATGGTGTGACTACAATGAAATTTACTAGGAAACGAAATACTATGGATAACATG GATATTTCTTTCAGTGATGATGAATGTCGTTACATGTTTTATCCAGTCAATGGTGGTCGAGTTTTAAATCATGACAGTCTCTCCATTGGCGCCCATAGTTCAACACCCGTCATTTCTACACAGAAAATCTGCATATCAGAATGTGTGGCTG cAATTGGCTCATCAAACATCATGGTTCCTGGGATGgtcattgtcatgacaacaagcATATTGAGTGTTCTTTTGATATAA
- the LOC144436193 gene encoding uncharacterized protein LOC144436193 isoform X2, whose protein sequence is MKVLWTLIVLLLCDIVGAHIRLVYPPARHYEFDFLDDVNTLEPCGMRSGDEGPITTFATGQMINIKWVQAMAYFHTGGYKIELLEENGDVTTLTDSDDDNYVLIENSAQEYFEITLPESITCNKCTIRIIRQALEWNDNVGKNFWSCADISIQGNAACDCSDHGTCSNDVCTCNDLYHGNDCQYQDECTDDTDCGTDGKCLQIKASAYFRKQCFCAQGYHGNKCTLVNPTDFTVVVDHDEETYYHRHLSDSVVMYWKILKDSSEIEIALEVHGSSWAAVGWKPEGVSGDCTDFPIDRDGYPDRDADDHRKRKRDERVLYSMECSDMVIGLAVQDNYHRIGDYYSRDLSTPNLDEWFGGNYSLTAAAATQNDGITVIKFRKPLYATEKQDYNIENGLMKIIWARGQEIGEYHPGPADYEVNKEFYKPDEFKWHGKDEEQRGHITLNLHENPDDSRTGNCKGEWKSPSTCEGISCDYRVTWSYDDKNDDVTFEIMTSNAVDKWTGIGFSKDVSMPYTDAVIGWVESGGNSPEISDRWIDAARSDGAVQDENDDIRYKAGSMIDGMMTMSFTRNLKTGNTQDVDFDGDECVYFFYVVSGGTFDAVTKEISSHFATPTVSAQPICIDVCDVSDATLSTPKCVTYLLVIIMITLGGNMFWLH, encoded by the exons ATGAAAGTTTTATGGACGCTAATCGTACTGTTATTGTGTGACATTGTTGGTGCACACATAAGACTTGTGTATCCACCAGCAAGACACTATGAATTCGATTTTTTAGACGATGTGAATACCCTAGAACCTTGTGGAATGAGATCAG GTGATGAAGGACCAATCACAACGTTTGCTACTGGTCAGATGATCAACATCAAATGGGTTCAAGCGATGGCATACTTCCACACG GGAGGCTATAAAATCGAGTTGTTGGAAGAAAACGGAGATGTGACTACACTCACAGACTCTGATGATGACAATTATGTACTGATAGAGAATTCCGC GCAGGAATACTTTGAGATCACTTTGCCAGAGAGTATTACGTGTAATAAGTGTACTATACGTATCATAAGGCAAGCTCTAGAGTGGAATGATAATGTTGGTAAAAACTTCTGGTCATGTGCTGATATCTCAATACAAG GCAACGCTGCATGTGACTGTTCAGATCACGGTACATGCTCAAATGACGTTTGTACCTGTAACGACTTGTACCATGGAAACGACTGCCAGTACCAAG ACGAATGTACGGATGACACCGACTGTGGTACGGATGGAAAGTGTTTACAAATTAAAGCATCAGCTTACTTCAGAAAACAGTGCTTCTGTGCAcaaggttaccatggtaataagTGTACTCTAG TAAACCCAACAGATTTCACCGTTGTCGTTGATCATGACGAAGAGACTTACTATCATCGACATTTGTCTGACAGTGTGGTTATGTATTGGAAAATCCTAAAG gattcGTCAGAAATAGAGATAGCATTGGAAGTGCACGGAAGTAGTTGGGCAGCAGTAGGCTGGAAACCTGAAG GTGTTTCCGGTGATTGTACAGACTTTCCTATTGATCGTGATGGCTACCCCGATAGAGATGCAGATGATCATCGCAAACGAAAG AGAGACGAGCGAGTACTGTATTCGATGGAATGTAGTGATATGGTGATTGGTCTTGCTGTCCAAGACAACTATCATCGCATTGGTGATTATTACTCACGTGACCTGTCAACACCAAATTTAGATGAATGGTTCGGTGGTAATTATAGTTTAACAGCAGCTGCCGCTACACAAAATGATGGCATCACAGTGATCAAATTTAGAAAACCCTTATACG CAACCGAAAAACAGGATTATAACATTGAGAACGGCCTTATGAAAATCATCTGGGCACGTGGTCAGGAAATCGGTGAATATCACCCAGGGCCAGCTGATTATGAAGTCAACAAAGAGTTTTATAAACCAGATGAATTCAAGTGGCATGGTAAAGATGAAGAACAGAGGGGACATATAACTCTGAATTTACATG AAAATCCCGACGATTCCCGTACTGGTAATTGTAAGGGAGAGTGGAAATCTCCATCGACTTGTGAGGGAATATCATGTGATTACCGTGTCACGTGGTCTTACGATGACAAAAACGATGACGTCACTTTCGAAATCATGACAAGTAATGCTGTCGATAAGTGGACTGGTATTGGATTCTCAAAGGATGTTTCCATG CCATACACAGATGCCGTGATTGGATGGGTTGAAAGTGGTGGTAATTCACCTGAAATATCAGATCGCTGGATTGACGCAGCACGTAGTGATGGCGCTGTTCAAGATGAAAACGACGATATTCGATATAAAGCGGGGTCTATGATTGACGGGATGATGACGATGTCGTTCACAAGGAATCTGAAAACTGGAAACACACAG GATGTAGATTTCGATGGGGAtgaatgtgtctatttcttttACGTTGTGTCTGGTGGTACTTTCGATGCAGTGACCAAGGAGATTTCAAGCCATTTTGCCACACCAACTGTTAGTGCACAACCTATATGCATTGACGTATGTG
- the LOC144436193 gene encoding uncharacterized protein LOC144436193 isoform X1, with amino-acid sequence MKVLWTLIILLLCDIVGAHIRLVYPPARHYEFDFLDDVNTLEPCGMRSGDEGPITTFATGQMINIKWVQAMAYFHTGGYKIELLEENGDVTTLTDSDDDNYVLIENSAQEYFEITLPESITCNKCTIRIIRQALEWNDNVGKNFWSCADISIQGNAACDCSDHGTCSNDVCTCNDLYHGNDCQYQDECTDDTDCGTDGKCLQIKASAYFRKQCFCAQGYHGNKCTLVNPTDFTVVVDHDEETYYHRHLSDSVVMYWKILKDSSEIEIALEVHGSSWAAVGWKPEGVSGDCTDFPIDRDGYPDRDADDHRKRKRDERVLYSMECSDMVIGLAVQDNYHRIGDYYSRDLSTPNLDEWFGGNYSLTAAAATQNDGITVIKFRKPLYATEKQDYNIENGLMKIIWARGQEIGEYHPGPADYEVNKEFYKPDEFKWHGKDEEQRGHITLNLHENPDDSRTGNCKGEWKSPSTCEGISCDYRVTWSYDDKNDDVTFEIMTSNAVDKWTGIGFSKDVSMPYTDAVIGWVESGGNSPEISDRWIDAARSDGAVQDENDDIRYKAGSMIDGMMTMSFTRNLKTGNTQDVDFDGDECVYFFYVVSGGTFDAVTKEISSHFATPTVSAQPICIDVCDVSDATLSTPKCVTYLLVIIMITLGGNMFWLH; translated from the exons ATGAAAGTTTTATGGACGCTAATCATACTGTTATTGTGTGACATTGTTGGTGCACACATAAGACTTGTGTATCCACCAGCAAGACACTATGAATTCGATTTTTTAGATGATGTGAATACCCTAGAACCTTGTGGAATGAGGTCAG GTGATGAAGGACCAATCACAACGTTTGCTACTGGTCAGATGATCAACATCAAATGGGTTCAAGCGATGGCATACTTCCACACG GGAGGCTATAAAATCGAGTTGTTGGAAGAAAACGGAGATGTGACTACACTCACAGACTCTGATGATGACAATTATGTACTGATAGAGAATTCCGC GCAGGAATACTTTGAGATCACTTTGCCAGAGAGTATTACGTGTAATAAGTGTACTATACGTATCATAAGGCAAGCTCTAGAGTGGAATGATAATGTTGGTAAAAACTTCTGGTCATGTGCTGATATCTCAATACAAG GCAACGCTGCATGTGACTGTTCAGATCACGGTACATGCTCAAATGACGTTTGTACCTGTAACGACTTGTACCATGGAAACGACTGCCAGTACCAAG ACGAATGTACGGATGACACCGACTGTGGTACGGATGGAAAGTGTTTACAAATTAAAGCATCAGCTTACTTCAGAAAACAGTGCTTCTGTGCAcaaggttaccatggtaataagTGTACTCTAG TAAACCCAACAGATTTCACCGTTGTCGTTGATCATGACGAAGAGACTTACTATCATCGACATTTGTCTGACAGTGTGGTTATGTATTGGAAAATCCTAAAG gattcGTCAGAAATAGAGATAGCATTGGAAGTGCACGGAAGTAGTTGGGCAGCAGTAGGCTGGAAACCTGAAG GTGTTTCCGGTGATTGTACAGACTTTCCTATTGATCGTGATGGCTACCCCGATAGAGATGCAGATGATCATCGCAAACGAAAG AGAGACGAGCGAGTACTGTATTCGATGGAATGTAGTGATATGGTGATTGGTCTTGCTGTCCAAGACAACTATCATCGCATTGGTGATTATTACTCACGTGACCTGTCAACACCAAATTTAGATGAATGGTTCGGTGGTAATTATAGTTTAACAGCAGCTGCCGCTACACAAAATGATGGCATCACAGTGATCAAATTTAGAAAACCCTTATACG CAACCGAAAAACAGGATTATAACATTGAGAACGGCCTTATGAAAATCATCTGGGCACGTGGTCAGGAAATCGGTGAATATCACCCAGGGCCAGCTGATTATGAAGTCAACAAAGAGTTTTATAAACCAGATGAATTCAAGTGGCATGGTAAAGATGAAGAACAGAGGGGACATATAACTCTGAATTTACATG AAAATCCCGACGATTCCCGTACTGGTAATTGTAAGGGAGAGTGGAAATCTCCATCGACTTGTGAGGGAATATCATGTGATTACCGTGTCACGTGGTCTTACGATGACAAAAACGATGACGTCACTTTCGAAATCATGACAAGTAATGCTGTCGATAAGTGGACTGGTATTGGATTCTCAAAGGATGTTTCCATG CCATACACAGATGCCGTGATTGGATGGGTTGAAAGTGGTGGTAATTCACCTGAAATATCAGATCGCTGGATTGACGCAGCACGTAGTGATGGCGCTGTTCAAGATGAAAACGACGATATTCGATATAAAGCGGGGTCTATGATTGACGGGATGATGACGATGTCGTTCACAAGGAATCTGAAAACTGGAAACACACAG GATGTAGATTTCGATGGGGAtgaatgtgtctatttcttttACGTTGTGTCTGGTGGTACTTTCGATGCAGTGACCAAGGAGATTTCAAGCCATTTTGCCACACCAACTGTTAGTGCACAACCTATATGCATTGACGTATGTG